In the genome of Paenibacillus sp. FSL R5-0766, one region contains:
- a CDS encoding acyl-CoA dehydrogenase family protein: MIEVDIEQEIIHEAELFAAREIRPYAQQIQEQQAIPRTLIRAMAEKGYLAASIPAEYGGMGLGPKAYGLLTEVFGKALPAVRSLLTVHTSLVSETLVRFGTPEQKSSWLPKLVKGEWIAAFGLTEPEVGSDAKSVKTEWREESDCYVLNGKKKWITFGHLADVFIIIASNQGRSTAFWVERQFEGVQTQPIEGVMVAGETGIAEIDLHEVRVPKNHIIGRLNEGFEYIVTGALDQGRYSIAWAGLAIAQEALDAMVTYSRKRKQFDQKLSHFQLIRGMIGDAVTKVHAARALCLRAAELREAKDPQAAMETTIAKYFTSKVAVEVASDALQVHGANGISNQYPVARLYKEAKILEIIEGSSQMQQEMISHYGLKAYYKRGGSV; encoded by the coding sequence ATGATTGAAGTGGATATAGAGCAAGAGATCATTCATGAAGCTGAATTGTTTGCTGCCCGTGAAATTCGTCCTTATGCTCAACAAATTCAAGAGCAGCAAGCCATTCCCAGAACATTGATCCGTGCCATGGCTGAAAAAGGTTACTTGGCTGCCTCAATCCCCGCTGAATATGGCGGCATGGGTCTCGGTCCCAAGGCGTACGGGCTGTTGACTGAAGTATTTGGCAAGGCTCTTCCAGCCGTTCGCAGCTTGTTAACGGTACATACTTCACTTGTAAGTGAAACTTTGGTACGTTTCGGAACGCCTGAGCAAAAATCGTCCTGGCTGCCCAAGTTGGTGAAGGGAGAATGGATTGCTGCCTTTGGCTTGACTGAACCGGAAGTTGGTTCGGATGCCAAAAGTGTAAAGACCGAGTGGAGAGAAGAATCGGACTGTTATGTTTTGAATGGAAAAAAGAAGTGGATCACGTTTGGACATTTGGCAGATGTATTTATCATTATTGCCTCGAATCAGGGACGAAGCACTGCTTTTTGGGTCGAACGCCAGTTTGAGGGTGTACAGACCCAACCTATTGAAGGTGTCATGGTTGCGGGAGAGACAGGTATAGCTGAGATTGATCTCCATGAGGTGCGTGTACCAAAAAATCACATTATTGGACGTCTGAATGAAGGTTTTGAGTACATCGTAACCGGGGCGCTGGACCAGGGCAGATATAGCATAGCCTGGGCAGGGCTGGCGATTGCGCAGGAAGCGCTGGATGCCATGGTGACTTACTCAAGGAAGCGGAAGCAATTTGATCAGAAGCTAAGTCATTTTCAGCTGATTCGCGGCATGATTGGAGATGCGGTGACAAAAGTCCATGCAGCACGAGCATTATGTTTACGGGCAGCCGAGCTGAGAGAAGCCAAGGACCCGCAGGCCGCCATGGAAACAACGATCGCCAAATATTTTACGTCCAAAGTTGCTGTTGAAGTTGCAAGCGATGCGCTACAGGTTCATGGTGCGAACGGAATTAGTAACCAATATCCTGTTGCCAGGTTGTATAAGGAAGCCAAAATTCTGGAGATTATTGAAGGTTCTTCTCAGATGCAGCAGGAGATGATCTCGCATTACGGATTAAAAGCCTATTACAAGCGTGGCGGTAGCGTATGA
- a CDS encoding alpha/beta fold hydrolase, with the protein MEPIYLEQLQKGEGNRQMVCFPYLGGNSNSFQPLVPYLPDTEIWAFTPPGHGVNTETPLKHMQQLVELYTSKLLDVIQPGSLLFGHSLGGITAYFVAQRLYQERPDVAKTLRLVLSACNTPDECGMQNYDRMSDENLIDHLFSYEALPQELIHEKELLNYFLPVIRADFRMLESAATLEYEPLSLPVLYLWGERDRTVTLQSALRWGRYFDTSMKLQTIKEGAHMFMMHQPSTVAHYLTSFMTPDK; encoded by the coding sequence ATGGAACCGATCTATTTGGAGCAGCTACAAAAGGGGGAGGGAAACAGACAAATGGTCTGTTTTCCTTATCTCGGTGGCAACTCCAACAGTTTTCAGCCCCTAGTGCCGTACCTTCCTGACACGGAAATTTGGGCGTTTACGCCCCCGGGTCATGGTGTGAACACCGAAACACCCCTGAAGCATATGCAGCAACTCGTAGAACTGTATACCAGCAAGCTGCTGGATGTTATACAGCCTGGCAGTCTGTTATTTGGACATAGTCTGGGAGGGATTACAGCCTACTTCGTTGCGCAGCGCTTATATCAGGAACGTCCAGATGTAGCTAAAACGCTACGGCTTGTGTTATCAGCCTGCAACACGCCTGACGAATGCGGGATGCAGAATTATGATCGGATGTCAGACGAAAATCTGATTGATCATCTGTTTTCCTATGAAGCTCTTCCGCAAGAACTGATACATGAAAAAGAATTGTTGAATTATTTTCTGCCCGTCATCCGGGCGGATTTCAGGATGCTGGAATCTGCAGCAACGCTTGAATATGAGCCGCTCTCATTGCCGGTATTGTATCTGTGGGGAGAACGGGATCGTACTGTTACCCTTCAATCCGCGTTGAGATGGGGCCGATATTTTGACACATCCATGAAGCTTCAAACCATCAAAGAGGGTGCTCACATGTTCATGATGCATCAACCTTCAACGGTGGCGCATTATCTGACAAGCTTTATGACTCCAGATAAATAG
- a CDS encoding 3-hydroxyacyl-CoA dehydrogenase family protein: MHNRLIAIIGAGVMGCATALDVARAGYRVILQDISASVIEHAPDVIRREYRSACFLKQGYGQVPLDQIMERISFQTQDEGVEEASIIIENVTENLELKKEVYARLYHKVRPDALFALNTSCISVTKLASFLPDPGRVIGVHLMNPVPVKSMVEVIKGHHTTQGTEHEMVAFLETLDKSPVVIEDLPGFVSNRLSHLIMNEAAYIVQDGIATPEQVDAIMKKGFNYQMGPLETADLIGLDTVVHSLKVLYDSYQDPKFRCCPMLQKMVDAGQWGRKTGQGFYAY; the protein is encoded by the coding sequence ATGCATAATCGACTGATTGCAATCATTGGCGCAGGGGTGATGGGATGCGCCACAGCACTGGATGTCGCGAGGGCTGGTTATCGTGTAATTTTGCAGGATATTTCGGCGTCGGTCATCGAACACGCTCCTGATGTTATACGTCGTGAATATCGTTCAGCTTGCTTTCTGAAGCAAGGGTACGGTCAGGTGCCACTGGATCAGATCATGGAACGAATCTCGTTTCAGACACAAGATGAAGGTGTGGAAGAGGCAAGTATCATTATTGAAAATGTAACCGAGAACCTGGAGTTGAAAAAGGAAGTTTACGCACGACTATACCACAAGGTTCGTCCGGATGCTTTATTTGCGCTAAATACAAGCTGTATTTCCGTGACAAAGCTCGCTTCATTTTTGCCTGACCCAGGTCGAGTCATTGGGGTGCATCTGATGAATCCAGTTCCTGTTAAATCCATGGTGGAGGTGATCAAAGGACATCATACAACGCAGGGTACGGAACATGAGATGGTAGCGTTTTTGGAAACTCTTGATAAAAGTCCGGTTGTCATAGAGGATCTGCCCGGGTTTGTCTCTAATCGCCTCTCGCACTTGATAATGAATGAAGCGGCGTACATTGTGCAGGATGGAATCGCTACACCCGAGCAGGTGGACGCCATTATGAAGAAGGGCTTCAATTATCAGATGGGGCCGCTGGAGACGGCGGATCTGATTGGTCTGGATACGGTCGTGCATTCATTGAAAGTATTGTACGACAGCTATCAGGACCCCAAATTCCGATGCTGTCCGATGTTGCAGAAAATGGTTGATGCAGGACAGTGGGGGCGGAAGACGGGTCAAGGATTCTATGCCTACTAA
- a CDS encoding acyl carrier protein: MDYRQEIREFIGNNLTMDHEDTQINDNDNYFEQRFVNSLFAMRLVDFVERRFQIEIANEDLDLANFCTINRLHDLIERKLTEKEAAL; this comes from the coding sequence GTGGATTATCGTCAGGAAATTCGGGAGTTTATCGGGAACAACCTCACCATGGATCATGAAGACACTCAAATTAATGATAATGACAATTATTTTGAGCAGCGGTTCGTCAATTCGCTCTTTGCGATGCGTTTGGTGGACTTTGTAGAGCGTAGATTCCAGATTGAGATAGCAAATGAAGATCTGGATTTGGCTAATTTCTGCACGATTAACCGTTTGCATGATCTTATTGAGAGAAAGTTGACTGAGAAGGAGGCGGCACTATGA
- a CDS encoding beta-ketoacyl synthase N-terminal-like domain-containing protein, which yields MSSKSIQRGPELIVPEHYSTVAEMLIYIADIHPEKGMTYISSSGDEQFESYPELLIQARKYLQSLQEQGIQQGQVVILEIDQSQEFYRTFWACMLGGIIVAPVSPPAAWEPGSAGLEKFTKVWEVLGRPVVIVEEAYMPKYKQLAESPVFKGLMLISVNELQAGQQMADLCPTSPDDIVFLQFSSGSTGIPKGVQLTNHNIIANSIACKTFLGAEEGDNVFTWLPHTHDMGIFGQHLTPVLSGANIMVMSPYTFVRSPYLFLRKITEHQGKWFCCTNFGFEWMVQKIPDSKLSTLDLSSLRMTLNGAEPISTSVIERFVKKFSSCGYRPNMMFPAYGMAEATVGVCTSRLGEEPRIERISRTRLVQEGLAVPVQLPSSDSHTSDVIEFVHEGYPMTGIQIRIADEQGEVLDERVVGEIQIRGESVTSGYYSLPEINREMYVDGWLRTGDLGYMADGSLVVSGRIKDIVFIRGQNHYAHDLEEILYQNSSILRGNLTVVGHFNSLKQVEELLVFVKYKSGTPQFLDVRQDLIQRMRAGLGIEITHVLPIKVIPKTTSGKVQRFMLRNEYERGVFTKDIEAIEELIRENTQQQGYETVSASSLEYTVRKAWAEILQLPAGKIEMDTSFLALGGNSILSYQLLDKLSAHMGRELGQELLVFCSTVREMVEYLQELPAETKDFEQAETTDNHLNVHRAIAITGLSLRLPDADTQEQFWSNLVNGLDSVDRVSLERATRSKQPGWDDWIGELKQPDTFDHEFFEIPSEQAAFMDPQHRKLLEVAHEALEDAGMLVDHEDKRDVGVYVGINPSTYFDLVVDYMNRSLGKAVHSHAMVGNMSNIAAASISHMYNFTGPALSIDTACSSFLVALTQAVAAIQDKRISGAVVGGANILATPHVHQLSRNAGICSSTQHTKVFDREADGSVLGEGAVVVYLEPLTEAVRNNKHVYGVIRGTAVNNDGYSLGIMAPNPQGQYEVLRAAYRDANLNPSEVSYIEAHGSGTRIGDPIEVNALLRLFREKGYPSDNSIGLGSVKTNIGHLFAASSGASLAKVLLSMQHGELAPSLHMDNPNPALRLDQSPFHIVSEHRSWDVPEGKTRKAGISSFGLGGTNAHIVLEEWKAPVRAAAPARGQLLTFSAKSEQALKKLIDNTEQYVKKHADLALEDLCFTRNRYRKHYRYRAAVAVSSTGEWNIEEMEFGFKPRNRAARVNIVVGGHEICGEDEAQARKVIRPDDSNEDTVSTLNYWVTLLETLVHLVPSIQEIRGIAAGEELVSSLHLDGEEHHSAHASQSTPVNNRVTLDSLQDTPGKMANADIVIMIGADQTVQQLEYSGKESFIRLSAEPTLTMEDQLALLLGQLYVRGAALDWEQLHPNGSGQIVHLPAHPFEPYVHWIDVNQGTEVMI from the coding sequence ATGTCCAGTAAATCCATACAGCGAGGACCCGAGCTGATTGTGCCAGAACATTATTCAACAGTGGCTGAGATGCTAATCTACATTGCAGATATTCATCCAGAAAAGGGAATGACCTATATCAGCTCTTCAGGTGACGAACAGTTTGAATCTTATCCTGAATTACTGATACAGGCTCGCAAGTACCTGCAGTCTCTTCAGGAGCAAGGCATTCAACAAGGACAGGTCGTTATTTTGGAGATTGACCAGTCACAGGAATTTTACCGTACCTTTTGGGCTTGTATGCTGGGGGGCATTATTGTCGCCCCGGTTAGTCCTCCGGCTGCCTGGGAACCAGGCTCAGCCGGTCTGGAGAAATTCACGAAAGTGTGGGAGGTGCTCGGGCGTCCAGTCGTTATCGTCGAGGAAGCCTACATGCCCAAGTATAAGCAGCTTGCGGAAAGTCCGGTATTCAAAGGTCTTATGTTGATTAGCGTGAACGAGCTTCAAGCAGGCCAGCAGATGGCTGATCTATGCCCAACCTCTCCTGATGACATTGTGTTCCTGCAATTCTCATCAGGAAGCACTGGAATTCCCAAAGGTGTGCAGTTAACAAATCACAATATTATCGCCAACAGTATTGCATGCAAGACTTTTCTTGGAGCTGAAGAAGGAGATAATGTGTTTACCTGGTTGCCGCATACGCATGATATGGGGATATTTGGACAGCATCTGACACCCGTCCTGAGTGGAGCCAACATCATGGTGATGTCACCTTATACCTTCGTACGGTCCCCTTACCTGTTCTTGCGCAAGATTACGGAGCATCAGGGAAAATGGTTTTGCTGTACCAATTTCGGTTTCGAATGGATGGTTCAGAAGATCCCGGATTCCAAGCTCTCAACGCTGGATCTCTCTTCACTGCGTATGACCTTGAATGGAGCAGAGCCTATATCAACGTCTGTTATCGAGCGATTTGTCAAAAAATTCAGCTCTTGTGGCTATCGTCCCAATATGATGTTTCCTGCATATGGTATGGCAGAAGCGACAGTAGGTGTATGTACCTCCAGACTGGGGGAAGAGCCACGAATTGAACGTATTTCGCGTACACGGCTGGTGCAGGAAGGACTGGCTGTGCCAGTCCAGCTACCTAGCAGTGATAGCCATACTTCAGATGTGATCGAATTTGTCCATGAAGGGTATCCCATGACAGGGATTCAGATCCGGATTGCGGATGAACAGGGTGAAGTGCTGGATGAGCGGGTTGTTGGCGAAATACAGATTCGTGGGGAATCGGTAACCTCCGGATATTACAGTCTCCCGGAGATCAATCGTGAAATGTATGTGGATGGGTGGCTTCGCACTGGAGACTTGGGTTATATGGCTGATGGCTCCCTGGTTGTAAGCGGACGAATCAAGGACATTGTGTTTATTCGGGGACAGAACCATTATGCGCATGATCTTGAAGAAATTTTGTACCAGAATAGCAGCATTCTGAGAGGGAATCTGACGGTAGTCGGACACTTTAACAGCCTCAAACAAGTAGAGGAGCTGCTTGTATTTGTTAAATACAAATCGGGTACTCCACAGTTCCTGGATGTACGACAGGATCTGATCCAACGTATGAGGGCTGGATTGGGTATTGAGATCACCCATGTTCTCCCAATCAAGGTTATTCCCAAAACGACGAGTGGCAAGGTCCAGCGCTTCATGCTGAGAAACGAATATGAGCGTGGAGTATTTACCAAGGACATCGAGGCCATTGAAGAGCTGATTCGCGAAAACACACAACAGCAAGGATACGAGACGGTTTCCGCATCGTCTTTGGAGTATACCGTACGTAAAGCCTGGGCCGAAATTCTTCAATTGCCCGCAGGAAAGATTGAGATGGATACTTCTTTTCTCGCACTTGGAGGCAATTCCATTCTCTCTTATCAATTACTTGACAAGCTGTCTGCACATATGGGACGTGAATTAGGACAAGAACTACTTGTTTTTTGCAGTACCGTACGTGAGATGGTGGAATATCTGCAGGAACTTCCAGCAGAAACGAAGGACTTTGAACAAGCTGAAACAACAGATAATCACCTGAATGTACATCGTGCTATTGCTATTACCGGACTGTCTCTGCGTCTGCCTGATGCCGACACCCAAGAGCAGTTCTGGAGCAATCTGGTTAACGGGTTAGATAGTGTTGACCGGGTTAGTTTAGAGCGTGCAACACGTTCCAAGCAACCCGGTTGGGATGACTGGATTGGGGAACTGAAGCAACCGGATACGTTTGATCATGAGTTCTTTGAAATCCCGTCTGAACAAGCTGCATTTATGGATCCGCAGCATCGGAAGCTGCTGGAAGTTGCTCATGAGGCGCTGGAGGATGCAGGTATGCTCGTGGATCATGAGGATAAGCGTGATGTGGGTGTGTATGTAGGGATTAACCCAAGCACATACTTCGATCTGGTTGTTGATTATATGAACCGGAGTCTTGGAAAGGCTGTTCATTCTCACGCTATGGTAGGTAATATGTCCAATATTGCAGCGGCCTCCATTTCACACATGTACAATTTTACAGGGCCGGCACTGTCCATAGATACAGCATGTTCTTCTTTTCTGGTCGCACTGACGCAAGCTGTGGCGGCCATTCAGGACAAGCGTATCTCTGGGGCAGTTGTAGGTGGAGCGAACATTTTGGCTACACCGCATGTTCATCAACTATCACGCAATGCTGGAATCTGTTCTTCCACTCAACATACGAAGGTATTTGATCGGGAAGCAGATGGTTCAGTCCTGGGGGAAGGTGCTGTTGTTGTATATCTGGAGCCGCTAACAGAGGCAGTTCGCAACAATAAACATGTTTATGGTGTGATTCGCGGGACAGCGGTGAATAACGACGGATATTCCCTGGGCATTATGGCACCCAACCCTCAGGGGCAATATGAGGTACTTCGTGCCGCTTATCGCGATGCCAACCTAAACCCGAGCGAGGTCTCTTATATTGAAGCACATGGATCGGGGACAAGAATTGGAGATCCAATTGAGGTGAATGCCTTGCTCCGACTGTTCCGGGAAAAGGGATATCCAAGCGACAATTCGATTGGATTAGGTTCAGTCAAAACCAATATTGGACATTTATTTGCAGCCTCTAGTGGAGCCAGTCTTGCCAAGGTTCTGCTCAGTATGCAGCATGGGGAACTGGCACCAAGTCTGCATATGGATAATCCGAATCCGGCCCTCCGACTGGACCAATCGCCGTTCCATATCGTTAGCGAGCATAGATCGTGGGATGTACCTGAAGGGAAAACGCGGAAGGCAGGCATCAGCTCATTTGGCCTGGGAGGTACGAATGCCCACATTGTGCTGGAGGAATGGAAAGCCCCTGTCCGTGCAGCTGCCCCGGCACGTGGCCAGTTGTTAACGTTCTCTGCGAAATCAGAGCAGGCTTTAAAAAAGCTGATTGATAACACGGAGCAGTATGTGAAGAAACATGCGGACCTGGCACTAGAGGATCTTTGTTTTACCCGGAACAGATATAGAAAACATTATCGGTATCGTGCGGCAGTAGCTGTCAGCTCAACCGGAGAGTGGAACATTGAAGAGATGGAATTTGGCTTCAAGCCTAGAAACCGAGCTGCTCGTGTCAATATTGTGGTTGGGGGGCATGAGATTTGCGGAGAAGATGAGGCTCAAGCTCGTAAGGTAATCAGGCCAGACGATTCTAATGAAGATACCGTATCAACCTTGAACTACTGGGTGACTTTGCTTGAGACACTTGTACATCTGGTTCCTTCCATTCAAGAGATTCGAGGAATAGCTGCAGGAGAGGAACTTGTATCCAGTTTACATCTGGATGGCGAGGAACATCACAGCGCTCATGCAAGCCAATCCACTCCAGTGAACAACAGAGTGACGTTAGACAGTCTGCAAGACACACCTGGCAAGATGGCAAACGCCGACATTGTAATTATGATTGGAGCAGATCAGACAGTGCAGCAGCTCGAATACAGTGGCAAGGAGAGCTTCATCCGCCTGTCTGCCGAGCCGACACTTACCATGGAGGATCAGCTTGCTTTATTACTGGGACAGCTTTATGTACGTGGTGCTGCACTGGATTGGGAACAGTTACATCCGAATGGCTCTGGCCAGATTGTACATCTGCCAGCACATCCATTCGAGCCGTATGTACATTGGATAGATGTGAATCAGGGAACGGAGGTCATGATATGA
- a CDS encoding acyl carrier protein has product MTKEEIELFLKSEIAAALNQEPEDIDEEMNFLKIGVSSVQALKIINRARKHLQVDISPVALFEYKTIAEFAAYLNESLLQEGVAE; this is encoded by the coding sequence ATGACAAAAGAAGAAATTGAGCTTTTTCTCAAAAGCGAGATTGCTGCAGCGTTGAATCAGGAGCCAGAGGACATCGATGAAGAGATGAATTTTTTGAAAATTGGTGTCTCCTCTGTGCAGGCGCTCAAGATCATTAACCGTGCGCGTAAGCATCTTCAAGTTGACATCAGTCCGGTTGCGTTGTTTGAATACAAAACAATTGCCGAGTTCGCCGCCTATCTGAATGAATCTCTTCTTCAAGAGGGGGTTGCCGAATGA
- a CDS encoding aminotransferase class III-fold pyridoxal phosphate-dependent enzyme has protein sequence MITEMMQYNQRVKQWLPGGVHYNFHLPWEETPLHFKHASRSRVTDMNGNEYLDLYARFGALIVGHGNEEYNECLKDTIDRVLSVSHCDLDAEALELIHQYVPSAEMIRFGLSGTEIVQNALRLARAWTGKNRFVRFEGHYHGNADNIMGGKTARTGLPVPSDYPGDMKGTKGRARDAMESQSYLLPWNDAARLEELFHQHGDDIAAVIMEPVCVNGGGVMPAPGYLQKVRQLCDQYQVVLIFDEIITGFRMGLGGAQQLFGVTPDLTTLGKAIAGGGVPVSALVGRADIMKLLVDKKVIHAGTFNGYPLGTAAVKATLEMLGRNGGQAMHSMNRHAEMMHDILCQEAVKVGLPLIVQGPSGCASYHCCTEPLTDTADYTFELMSFDILLNSKLAEHGVLVSTLSRMYPNILLDMQDVAWFGERVPAALAEMKEIYDELI, from the coding sequence ATGATCACGGAGATGATGCAGTACAATCAGCGGGTGAAACAATGGCTGCCTGGAGGTGTGCACTATAATTTTCACCTTCCTTGGGAAGAGACGCCGCTCCATTTCAAGCATGCTTCCCGAAGCAGAGTGACGGACATGAACGGCAACGAGTATTTGGATCTATATGCCCGCTTTGGTGCCCTCATTGTTGGTCACGGCAACGAGGAGTATAACGAGTGTCTGAAGGATACCATTGACCGTGTTCTTTCCGTAAGTCATTGCGATCTGGATGCAGAGGCTCTGGAACTGATCCATCAATATGTTCCTTCAGCAGAGATGATTCGTTTTGGGTTATCAGGCACGGAGATTGTCCAGAATGCACTTCGTCTTGCCCGGGCGTGGACAGGTAAAAATCGCTTTGTACGTTTTGAAGGCCATTATCATGGCAATGCGGACAATATTATGGGTGGCAAGACTGCACGTACAGGTCTGCCTGTACCTTCAGACTATCCCGGTGACATGAAAGGAACAAAGGGGAGGGCAAGGGATGCCATGGAATCTCAATCCTACCTCTTGCCATGGAATGACGCAGCCCGTCTGGAGGAACTATTTCACCAGCATGGAGACGACATTGCAGCAGTAATCATGGAGCCGGTTTGTGTAAATGGTGGCGGAGTCATGCCTGCTCCGGGTTATCTGCAAAAAGTCAGACAGTTATGTGATCAATACCAGGTCGTGCTCATTTTTGATGAGATTATAACAGGATTCCGTATGGGTCTCGGTGGTGCCCAACAGTTATTCGGTGTAACGCCCGATCTGACTACACTTGGGAAGGCCATCGCCGGTGGCGGAGTTCCGGTGTCAGCCCTGGTTGGCCGAGCGGATATCATGAAGTTGCTTGTAGACAAAAAAGTAATTCATGCGGGTACGTTTAATGGCTATCCATTAGGTACAGCTGCTGTAAAAGCTACACTGGAAATGTTGGGCCGCAATGGAGGACAGGCGATGCACAGCATGAACCGCCATGCTGAGATGATGCATGACATACTCTGCCAGGAAGCAGTGAAGGTAGGTCTGCCTTTAATTGTTCAAGGGCCGTCTGGCTGTGCTTCTTATCACTGCTGCACGGAGCCGCTTACGGATACGGCTGATTATACGTTTGAATTAATGTCTTTTGATATCTTGTTAAATAGCAAGCTTGCTGAGCACGGTGTTCTGGTATCTACGCTCTCGCGGATGTATCCGAATATCCTGCTTGATATGCAAGATGTTGCCTGGTTCGGTGAGCGTGTCCCTGCAGCACTTGCAGAAATGAAAGAGATCTACGACGAGCTGATCTGA
- a CDS encoding ACP S-malonyltransferase, which produces MTFCALFPGQGSQYIGMCSELLESEPEANQIFAEASEVIGFDLKALVMEGTLDQLTVSEYAQPAVLTASYVLFDSFVRRTGMTPDYAVGHSLGEISALVAAGALRFADGIRFTAQRGALMHRSIQEQKGRAGIVVDVTQEALEELVENIRQNEYVTISGYNSPGQFVVAGTAKGLQLLDDKVDGYGGEFIPFRMMPMKADAPYHSELMQFIQPELEEMLAGISFSAPVFPICSTVHGEFIRGAEDIPKLLSSQLLQPIRWNQALARVQNLGATVWIDIGPGQSVRNMLAENKTLPAAYSLDDPQDRSRLLERHEAVNQTSVGGDKA; this is translated from the coding sequence ATGACGTTCTGTGCGCTATTTCCCGGCCAGGGAAGCCAGTATATCGGAATGTGCAGTGAGTTGTTGGAAAGTGAGCCGGAGGCGAATCAGATCTTTGCGGAAGCGAGCGAGGTGATCGGATTTGATTTGAAGGCACTGGTTATGGAAGGGACCCTGGATCAATTGACGGTCTCTGAATATGCTCAACCTGCTGTACTGACAGCAAGCTACGTTTTATTTGACTCATTTGTTCGCCGGACAGGAATGACTCCAGATTATGCAGTAGGTCACAGTTTGGGGGAGATTTCGGCTTTGGTAGCGGCAGGAGCATTGCGATTTGCTGATGGGATCCGTTTTACAGCTCAGCGTGGTGCGTTGATGCATCGCTCCATTCAGGAGCAAAAAGGAAGAGCGGGTATTGTTGTTGATGTAACCCAAGAAGCGCTTGAAGAATTAGTCGAGAATATTCGTCAGAATGAGTATGTGACGATCTCCGGTTATAATTCACCGGGACAGTTTGTCGTCGCAGGTACTGCGAAGGGTCTTCAATTGCTGGATGATAAGGTGGATGGCTACGGTGGGGAGTTCATTCCTTTTCGCATGATGCCAATGAAGGCAGATGCACCTTATCATAGCGAGTTGATGCAGTTCATTCAGCCTGAGCTTGAAGAGATGCTTGCAGGGATTTCCTTCTCTGCACCGGTGTTTCCCATATGCTCTACAGTACATGGTGAGTTCATTCGAGGAGCCGAGGACATTCCTAAGCTGCTGAGCAGCCAGCTTTTGCAACCCATTCGCTGGAATCAGGCATTGGCACGTGTTCAAAATCTGGGAGCGACGGTATGGATCGATATCGGTCCAGGCCAGAGCGTAAGAAATATGCTGGCTGAGAATAAGACCTTGCCTGCAGCCTATTCGCTGGATGATCCGCAAGATCGATCCAGGTTACTGGAGCGACATGAAGCAGTAAACCAGACAAGTGTGGGAGGCGATAAGGCATGA